One Natrinema longum genomic window carries:
- a CDS encoding RNA-binding protein, with amino-acid sequence MLGQVALAGGVVLALVIASVLFKRIRGGSADQRRSRKRHREAQEREPPIDIGDVEEVAIREFTDHHSGERRAVGKIEGFVVFVEDIPDHCEPTDVLRIKVLSFNRGQTSATATCLETV; translated from the coding sequence ATGCTCGGGCAAGTCGCACTCGCCGGTGGCGTCGTCCTCGCGCTCGTGATCGCATCGGTGCTGTTCAAACGGATCCGCGGCGGCTCCGCGGACCAGCGGCGCTCTCGGAAACGCCACAGGGAGGCCCAGGAACGCGAGCCACCGATCGATATCGGCGATGTCGAAGAGGTCGCCATCCGCGAATTCACTGACCATCACTCCGGGGAGCGACGTGCGGTCGGGAAAATAGAGGGCTTTGTCGTCTTCGTCGAGGACATCCCAGACCACTGCGAACCGACGGACGTGCTCCGGATCAAGGTCCTGTCGTTCAACCGCGGTCAGACGTCCGCGACGGCGACGTGCCTCGAGACGGTCTGA
- a CDS encoding metal-dependent transcriptional regulator — MTDASQYLLVCYLAVHDVGEPVSPGYVADELDRSPAVVTETLQRLEDHGYLTYEPYDGATLTAHGRERAAELYETYVVLSTFFRDVLDLEEPDGEAMALAGNVSALVTERVAETLLETEDIDAVDVSA; from the coding sequence ATGACCGACGCCTCCCAGTACCTGCTCGTGTGCTATCTCGCCGTTCATGACGTGGGCGAACCGGTCTCACCGGGATACGTCGCGGACGAACTCGACCGGTCCCCGGCGGTCGTTACGGAAACGCTCCAGCGACTCGAGGACCACGGCTATCTCACCTACGAACCGTACGACGGGGCGACGCTCACCGCGCACGGACGGGAGAGGGCCGCCGAGCTGTACGAGACGTACGTGGTTCTGTCGACGTTCTTCCGTGATGTCCTCGACCTCGAGGAGCCCGACGGGGAGGCGATGGCACTCGCGGGGAACGTCAGTGCCCTCGTCACCGAACGGGTCGCGGAAACCCTCCTCGAGACCGAGGACATCGACGCCGTGGACGTCTCCGCCTGA
- a CDS encoding bacterio-opsin activator domain-containing protein, translating to MSETDARLGSEHSQTATDTLHILLIEDNPGDARLIQEMLRDSEELAQRVSQGTAPGPTPEISRESRLEAGVETVRSEATDIVLLDLNLPDSQGVQTLETVHEVAEETPIVVLTGVRDQQVGVEAIQRGAQDFLVKDEVTSELLVRTIHHAIERARQQRERRQQRDHLESLNRLNRIVHDITHAVITTETRAELEQQVCDRLAESDAYRFAWIGGVKPGSDRVVPKAAAGVEDGYLDEIEITANENEQTGQGPAGAAVRTGRVRVINDTESDPEFEPWREAAYSRGYRSSAAIPIIHEDLVYGVLCVYSSSPRSFEGPEAGVLDRIGDIVAHAITAIERKDALVSDAVVELEFRIGAMAEELVELSAAESCTIEFEQLVSGDEALLAYGSAHGLSKEEFTDAIDRTDGIEDVRFRSVRRDELEFELIAPAAVSLFETIATHGGRVASATIADGEFRFVVELPRGRDTRRMIEHIKSQREDVTYLAQRTTERGTRSDSSTPSVLEDELTDKQRAALETAYFAGYFDWPRGSTGEEIAERLGIAPATFNQHLRTAERKFFDSVFGE from the coding sequence ATGAGCGAGACGGACGCCCGTCTCGGCAGCGAGCACAGCCAAACAGCCACCGACACGCTCCACATTCTCCTCATCGAGGACAACCCCGGCGATGCCCGCCTGATTCAGGAGATGCTGCGAGATTCCGAGGAACTCGCCCAGCGCGTCAGCCAGGGGACGGCCCCGGGTCCGACGCCCGAGATCAGCCGTGAGAGCCGCCTCGAGGCCGGGGTCGAGACGGTCCGCTCCGAGGCGACGGACATCGTTTTGCTCGACCTGAACCTTCCCGACAGCCAAGGGGTCCAGACCCTCGAGACCGTCCACGAGGTGGCCGAAGAGACGCCGATCGTCGTCCTGACCGGCGTCCGCGATCAGCAGGTCGGCGTCGAGGCGATCCAGCGCGGTGCACAGGACTTCCTCGTCAAAGACGAGGTGACGAGCGAACTGCTCGTCCGGACGATCCATCACGCGATCGAACGCGCCCGCCAGCAGCGCGAACGCCGCCAGCAGCGCGATCACCTCGAGTCACTCAACCGACTCAACCGGATCGTTCACGACATCACCCACGCGGTGATCACGACCGAGACGCGAGCGGAACTCGAACAGCAAGTCTGCGATCGCCTCGCCGAGTCGGACGCCTACCGGTTCGCGTGGATCGGCGGTGTCAAACCGGGGAGCGACCGCGTCGTCCCGAAGGCGGCGGCCGGCGTCGAGGACGGCTATCTCGACGAGATCGAGATCACCGCCAACGAGAACGAGCAGACCGGGCAGGGGCCAGCGGGGGCGGCGGTCCGAACCGGCCGAGTGAGGGTGATCAACGACACCGAGAGCGACCCCGAGTTCGAACCGTGGCGCGAGGCCGCTTACTCCCGGGGCTACCGGTCGTCGGCAGCGATCCCGATCATCCACGAGGACCTCGTCTACGGGGTATTGTGCGTCTATTCGTCGTCGCCGCGATCGTTCGAAGGACCGGAAGCCGGCGTCCTCGATCGAATCGGCGACATCGTCGCCCACGCGATCACGGCGATCGAACGCAAGGACGCGCTGGTCAGCGACGCCGTCGTCGAACTCGAGTTTCGCATCGGGGCGATGGCCGAGGAACTGGTCGAACTCTCGGCGGCGGAATCGTGTACGATCGAGTTCGAGCAGTTGGTCAGTGGTGACGAGGCCTTGCTCGCGTACGGCTCCGCACACGGCCTCTCCAAGGAGGAGTTCACCGACGCCATCGACAGGACCGACGGGATCGAAGACGTTCGGTTCCGCTCGGTCAGGCGGGACGAACTCGAGTTCGAACTGATCGCACCCGCGGCCGTCTCGCTGTTCGAAACGATCGCCACGCACGGCGGTCGCGTCGCGTCGGCGACGATCGCCGACGGGGAGTTCCGGTTCGTCGTCGAACTCCCGCGTGGCCGGGACACTCGGCGGATGATCGAGCACATCAAGTCCCAGCGCGAGGACGTGACCTATCTCGCGCAGCGCACCACCGAACGGGGGACCCGAAGCGATTCGTCGACCCCGTCCGTGCTCGAAGACGAGTTGACCGACAAACAGCGGGCGGCCCTCGAGACCGCCTACTTCGCGGGCTATTTCGATTGGCCCCGCGGGAGTACGGGCGAGGAGATCGCCGAGCGACTCGGAATCGCGCCGGCGACGTTCAACCAGCACCTTCGGACCGCCGAGCGGAAGTTCTTCGACTCGGTTTTCGGCGAGTAA
- a CDS encoding LLM class flavin-dependent oxidoreductase produces MDLSIVDLAPVPEGGTATEAYENTVELARLAEELGYTRFWMAEHHGMTDSIASTTPETLIAHLAAETDEIRVGSGTVLLNHYQPFKVAETFSSLDALAPGRVDLGLGRATGIPAADRALGTDRQKRNPDEDHAEKIDATVSHLYDGFPDDHAYADLQLPRSADDVPEVWVLGSSPSSAEIAGELGLRYCFAGFIRPTLAERAFETYRDTFEPSPLGAGPDEPTGMLAMNVACGDSDDDAARLRATAEASYKRMRRGVVGSPPSVEAAIEELGGVPEPTPNPLPDGDWPRSISGSPETVAELLEQLTDRVGVDDVVVQNIIADHDDVLRSHELLADGVGL; encoded by the coding sequence ATGGATCTCTCTATCGTCGATCTCGCACCCGTCCCGGAAGGCGGTACTGCGACCGAAGCCTACGAGAATACGGTCGAGCTCGCCCGGTTGGCCGAGGAGCTCGGCTACACGCGGTTCTGGATGGCCGAACACCACGGAATGACGGACTCGATCGCGAGCACGACCCCGGAGACGCTGATCGCGCACCTCGCGGCCGAAACGGACGAGATCCGAGTCGGTTCCGGCACGGTCTTGCTCAACCACTACCAGCCGTTCAAGGTCGCGGAGACGTTCAGTTCCCTCGACGCGCTGGCTCCGGGGCGCGTCGATCTCGGCCTCGGGCGGGCGACCGGAATCCCGGCCGCGGACCGTGCGCTGGGGACCGACCGACAGAAACGAAACCCCGACGAGGACCACGCCGAGAAGATCGACGCGACCGTGAGCCACCTCTACGACGGGTTCCCGGACGACCACGCCTACGCCGACCTCCAGCTCCCCCGATCCGCGGACGACGTTCCCGAGGTGTGGGTCCTCGGCTCGAGTCCCTCGAGCGCCGAGATCGCCGGCGAACTCGGGCTCCGGTACTGTTTTGCCGGATTTATCCGACCGACCCTCGCCGAGCGTGCGTTCGAGACGTATCGCGACACGTTCGAACCGTCACCACTCGGTGCTGGCCCGGACGAACCGACCGGAATGCTCGCGATGAACGTCGCCTGTGGGGACAGCGACGACGACGCAGCCAGGCTGCGAGCGACCGCCGAAGCGTCTTACAAGCGGATGCGACGCGGCGTCGTCGGATCGCCACCGTCCGTCGAGGCGGCGATCGAAGAACTCGGGGGCGTCCCGGAGCCGACGCCGAACCCGCTTCCCGACGGCGACTGGCCGCGCTCGATTTCGGGGAGTCCGGAGACGGTAGCCGAGTTGCTCGAGCAACTCACGGATCGGGTCGGCGTCGACGACGTCGTCGTCCAGAACATCATCGCCGATCACGACGACGTCCTGCGCTCTCACGAACTCCTCGCGGACGGCGTCGGGCTCTAA
- a CDS encoding FxLYD domain-containing protein, producing the protein MTRSESTSRRRVLASVGSGIAAAAAGCLGGGGLDGQPAYEDGNVGDVNASNVSSRSATQLSAASALAQQEPTASVTPLNPLELVEHEFVVEDGYLGSTVQGIVANTGRNRIQTVEVRTRIYNGSGNVLGRYLASTGDLDGGSSWEFQVVVLEAPSDVADYDITVLGTPS; encoded by the coding sequence TGACCCGTTCGGAATCGACGAGCCGACGGCGAGTGCTCGCGTCGGTGGGGTCGGGGATCGCGGCCGCGGCCGCCGGCTGTCTCGGCGGGGGCGGACTCGACGGCCAGCCGGCCTACGAGGACGGAAACGTCGGTGACGTAAACGCCAGCAACGTCTCCAGTCGGTCGGCGACCCAGCTCTCGGCCGCCTCGGCACTCGCCCAGCAGGAACCCACCGCCTCGGTGACGCCCCTGAATCCGCTCGAACTGGTCGAACACGAGTTCGTCGTCGAGGACGGCTACCTCGGCTCGACGGTGCAGGGGATCGTCGCGAATACTGGCCGGAATCGGATCCAGACCGTCGAAGTACGGACCCGTATCTACAACGGTTCGGGGAACGTACTCGGCCGGTATCTCGCCAGTACCGGCGACCTCGATGGGGGGTCGTCGTGGGAGTTTCAGGTCGTCGTCCTCGAGGCCCCATCCGACGTTGCCGACTACGATATCACCGTTCTGGGAACCCCGTCGTGA
- a CDS encoding response regulator — translation MRDSDTVGAEPVRILLVEDNPGDVRLTEEAFKQGRIENDMYVVSDGNEALDFLTQRGEYADMPQPDLVLLDLNLPGKDGEEVLEELKADPALRSIPIIILTSSQAEEDIATSYELHANAYLTKPVDPDEFIETVRAFEKFWFSVVRLPPGVDSQ, via the coding sequence ATGAGAGACTCAGACACCGTCGGCGCAGAACCGGTCCGCATCCTGCTCGTCGAGGACAACCCTGGTGACGTTCGTCTTACCGAGGAAGCGTTCAAACAGGGTCGAATCGAGAACGACATGTACGTCGTCTCGGACGGCAACGAAGCGCTGGATTTCCTCACCCAGCGTGGCGAGTACGCCGACATGCCACAGCCGGATCTCGTTTTGTTGGATCTCAACCTGCCGGGGAAGGACGGCGAGGAGGTCCTCGAGGAGTTGAAGGCCGATCCGGCGCTTCGATCGATTCCAATAATCATTCTGACGAGCTCGCAGGCGGAGGAGGATATCGCCACGTCCTACGAACTCCACGCGAACGCGTATCTCACGAAGCCGGTCGATCCCGATGAGTTCATCGAAACCGTCCGGGCCTTCGAGAAGTTCTGGTTTTCGGTCGTCCGGCTCCCGCCAGGGGTCGATAGCCAATGA
- the tgtA gene encoding tRNA guanosine(15) transglycosylase TgtA: MRDCFEVRDTDAGGRIGELTVPRADATVETPALLPVINPNLDTLSPRRLATEFGAEILITNSYIIHGDDDLRERALEEGLHELLDFPGAIMTDSGSFQLSEYGSIDVTTEEILAFQREIGSDIATPVDIPTPPDVSRERAESDLETTQDRLEIADAADTGEMLVSAPVQGSTYPALRERAGRHADGTGLDVFPVGAVVPLMNDYRYDDMIDVVAAAKRGLGADAPVHLFGAGHPMMFALAVAMGCDLFDSAAYALYARDDRYLTVRGTRALEDLEYLPCSCAVCTDHSPADLRGLPDRERESELAAHNLHVTFAEIRRIKQAIRAGNLLELVEQRARAHPTMLDGYRTLLDHAAQLERSDPVSKGSFFYTSHESARRPEVVRHHDRLTRLSVPDRLLLTEGDAPRGDEFDDAWRVEPPFGPFPRALSKSYPLTAEVPARTDRAALAAAADGVARLVETNPETAVTLAHRGWPADVRDRLPDGIALVDLTAADRNRNR; this comes from the coding sequence ATGCGCGATTGCTTCGAAGTCCGGGACACCGACGCCGGCGGCCGTATCGGGGAGCTTACCGTTCCCCGCGCCGACGCCACCGTCGAAACCCCGGCCCTCCTCCCGGTTATCAACCCGAATCTGGATACGCTCAGCCCTCGTCGACTCGCCACGGAGTTCGGCGCGGAGATCCTCATTACGAACTCCTACATCATCCACGGCGACGACGATCTCCGTGAGCGCGCCCTCGAGGAGGGCCTCCACGAACTCCTGGATTTCCCCGGCGCGATCATGACCGACTCCGGGTCGTTCCAGCTGTCGGAATACGGCTCCATCGACGTCACGACCGAGGAGATCCTCGCGTTTCAGCGCGAGATCGGCTCCGACATCGCCACGCCGGTCGACATTCCGACCCCACCGGACGTCTCCCGCGAGCGCGCCGAATCCGACCTCGAGACCACCCAGGACCGACTCGAGATCGCCGACGCCGCCGATACGGGTGAGATGCTCGTCAGCGCCCCCGTTCAGGGCTCGACGTATCCGGCGCTACGCGAGCGAGCCGGTCGCCACGCCGACGGGACCGGACTCGACGTGTTTCCGGTCGGCGCGGTCGTCCCGCTGATGAACGACTACCGGTACGACGACATGATCGACGTCGTCGCTGCCGCCAAACGCGGACTCGGTGCCGACGCGCCCGTTCATCTCTTCGGTGCCGGTCACCCCATGATGTTCGCCCTCGCCGTCGCGATGGGCTGTGACCTGTTCGACTCGGCAGCGTACGCGCTCTACGCGCGAGACGACCGCTACCTGACGGTCCGTGGGACGCGAGCCCTCGAGGACCTCGAGTACCTCCCCTGTTCCTGTGCGGTCTGTACCGACCACTCCCCGGCCGACCTCCGCGGACTTCCCGACCGCGAGCGCGAATCGGAACTCGCCGCGCACAACCTCCACGTCACCTTCGCCGAAATCCGGCGGATCAAGCAGGCGATCCGCGCCGGCAACCTGCTGGAACTCGTCGAGCAACGCGCCCGGGCCCACCCGACGATGCTCGATGGCTATCGCACCCTGCTCGATCACGCCGCACAACTCGAGCGCTCGGATCCGGTCTCGAAGGGGTCGTTTTTCTACACCTCCCACGAGAGCGCTCGGCGGCCCGAAGTCGTTCGCCACCACGACCGCCTCACACGGCTGTCCGTCCCGGACAGGCTATTGCTCACTGAAGGGGACGCCCCGCGGGGCGACGAGTTCGACGACGCTTGGCGCGTCGAGCCACCGTTTGGCCCCTTCCCGCGGGCGCTCTCGAAGAGCTATCCGCTCACCGCCGAAGTTCCCGCACGGACGGATCGGGCTGCCCTCGCGGCCGCGGCCGACGGTGTCGCACGACTCGTCGAGACGAACCCCGAGACTGCCGTGACGCTCGCTCACCGGGGTTGGCCGGCGGACGTTCGCGACCGGCTTCCCGACGGCATCGCACTCGTCGATCTCACTGCGGCCGACCGGAATCGCAATCGGTGA
- the arcS gene encoding archaeosine synthase subunit alpha yields the protein MTDHFEVHERDGAARVGELRLSSSRSTPSLVDDVLEDAGSLWSEDRELPDGDGSKLTVLPHRAFPGGTAEEVRESFAVDSPDVDYPSVAVVSSESADDHGTDAYAVSDVQSVMGHGAALVEAVVNVREAIPTDTALLFSGVATPRNVAVLAYAGVDLFDETAAVVKGTEGRYLTTDEAYFLEDLEELPCSCPACQGPREEFTREDCAAHNVNALEAELAIVRRRIRDGRLRDYIEGQTRHDQWLTAAMRELDSQWGYLEERTPILRDARIDAATSDTLRRVEIQRFADRVTTRYRNRFQNPLVLVPCSAAKPYSESQSHRQFHDAIQWRAHLVSMTSPIGVVPQELETTYPAQHYDTVVTGRWSEDEKQFVSAVLQRYLERNEYPEIIAHVPDEGYRDIVERVEEALDLEITYTVDEHPTDDESLANLSSALSGELKYSKREREHNTVRAIADYLLGDGAGDELFADIQTTSRYPKIQVRDPEDTQLATMVPQYGTLSFTLAGARRWLESDAPVKRVEIDGFVPHGSVLAPGVVDADEDIRVGDEVIVEGPKAFAVGRAEMFGREMAESSRGIACEIRHVEET from the coding sequence ATGACCGATCACTTCGAAGTACACGAGCGCGACGGGGCCGCGCGCGTGGGCGAACTCCGCCTCTCGTCGTCGCGTTCGACGCCGTCACTCGTCGACGACGTCCTCGAGGACGCGGGCTCGCTCTGGAGCGAGGACCGCGAACTCCCCGACGGCGACGGTTCGAAACTCACGGTGCTCCCCCATCGAGCGTTCCCCGGCGGCACCGCCGAGGAAGTCCGAGAGTCGTTCGCCGTCGACTCCCCTGACGTCGACTATCCGAGCGTCGCCGTCGTCTCGAGCGAGAGCGCCGACGACCACGGGACGGACGCCTACGCCGTCTCGGACGTCCAGTCCGTGATGGGCCACGGCGCGGCGCTGGTCGAGGCCGTCGTGAACGTTCGCGAGGCGATTCCCACCGACACCGCCCTGCTGTTCTCGGGGGTCGCCACTCCGCGAAACGTCGCCGTGCTCGCCTACGCCGGCGTCGACCTCTTCGACGAGACCGCAGCCGTCGTGAAAGGTACCGAAGGCCGCTATCTCACGACCGACGAAGCGTACTTCCTCGAGGACCTCGAGGAACTCCCCTGCTCGTGTCCCGCCTGTCAGGGGCCCCGCGAGGAGTTCACTCGCGAGGACTGTGCCGCGCACAACGTCAACGCTCTCGAGGCCGAACTGGCGATCGTCCGCCGCCGGATTCGGGACGGCCGTCTTCGAGATTACATCGAGGGCCAGACCCGTCACGACCAGTGGCTCACCGCCGCGATGCGCGAACTCGACTCCCAGTGGGGCTACCTCGAGGAGCGGACGCCAATCCTGCGGGACGCCCGGATCGACGCTGCGACGTCAGACACCCTCCGCCGCGTGGAGATCCAGCGCTTCGCCGACCGGGTGACGACGCGGTACCGCAATCGCTTCCAGAATCCGCTCGTACTCGTCCCGTGTTCGGCCGCCAAGCCCTACAGCGAGTCCCAGAGCCACCGCCAGTTCCACGACGCCATCCAGTGGCGCGCCCACCTCGTTTCGATGACCAGTCCGATCGGCGTCGTCCCCCAGGAACTCGAGACGACCTACCCCGCCCAGCACTACGACACCGTCGTGACGGGTCGCTGGTCGGAAGACGAGAAACAGTTCGTGAGCGCGGTCCTGCAGCGCTACCTCGAACGAAACGAGTACCCGGAAATCATTGCCCACGTTCCCGACGAAGGCTATCGCGACATCGTCGAGCGCGTCGAGGAGGCGCTCGACCTCGAAATCACCTACACCGTCGACGAACACCCGACCGACGACGAGTCACTCGCGAACCTCTCGAGTGCGCTCTCGGGCGAGTTGAAATATTCCAAGCGCGAGCGCGAGCACAACACCGTCCGCGCCATCGCGGACTACCTGCTGGGCGACGGGGCCGGCGACGAGCTGTTCGCGGACATCCAGACGACCAGCCGCTATCCCAAGATCCAGGTGCGCGACCCCGAAGATACCCAACTCGCGACGATGGTTCCCCAGTACGGAACGCTGTCCTTTACGCTCGCGGGCGCACGGCGCTGGCTCGAGAGCGACGCCCCTGTCAAGCGCGTCGAGATCGACGGCTTCGTTCCCCACGGCAGCGTGCTCGCGCCGGGGGTCGTCGACGCCGACGAGGACATCCGCGTCGGCGACGAGGTGATCGTCGAGGGACCGAAGGCGTTCGCCGTCGGCCGCGCCGAGATGTTCGGCCGCGAGATGGCCGAGAGTAGCCGCGGGATCGCCTGCGAGATCCGTCACGTCGAAGAAACGTGA
- the dpsA gene encoding DNA starvation/stationary phase protection protein DpsA: protein MNTQKTVHQEAGTVEENALRLEPEKAEQIVEALNRDLADAYVLYHQLHKHHWNVEGAEFLDVHVFLQEVYEDVEAAADEVAERLQALGGVPHASMTTLADNATVEPEDEDVYDIRTSLANDLEMLGDIIESYREHIELAEGLGDHATAQMLREQLETIEEHTHHIEHYLEDDTLVLESATN, encoded by the coding sequence ATGAACACGCAGAAGACCGTCCACCAGGAAGCCGGCACCGTCGAGGAGAACGCGCTCAGGCTCGAGCCCGAGAAGGCAGAACAGATCGTCGAGGCGCTGAACAGGGACCTCGCGGATGCGTACGTCCTCTACCACCAGCTCCACAAACACCACTGGAACGTCGAAGGCGCGGAGTTCCTCGACGTCCACGTGTTCCTCCAGGAGGTCTACGAGGACGTCGAGGCAGCAGCCGACGAGGTCGCCGAACGGCTGCAGGCCCTCGGTGGCGTTCCCCACGCGAGCATGACGACGCTGGCCGATAACGCCACCGTCGAACCCGAAGACGAGGACGTCTACGACATCCGGACGTCGCTCGCGAACGACCTCGAGATGCTAGGCGACATCATCGAGAGCTACCGAGAGCACATCGAACTCGCGGAAGGGCTGGGCGATCACGCGACCGCCCAGATGCTCCGCGAGCAACTCGAGACCATCGAGGAACACACCCACCACATCGAACACTACCTCGAGGACGATACGCTCGTCCTCGAGTCGGCGACCAACTAA